One Chaetodon trifascialis isolate fChaTrf1 chromosome 21, fChaTrf1.hap1, whole genome shotgun sequence genomic window carries:
- the atad1b gene encoding outer mitochondrial transmembrane helix translocase yields MVLREVPAENIARPLGRNEVIGLLFRLTIFGAVTYFTIKWMVDAIDPTRKQKVEAQKQAEKLMRQIGVKNVKLSEYEMSIAAHLVDPLSMQITWRDIAGLDEVITELKETVILPVQKRHLFQGSRLLQPPKGVLLYGPPGCGKTLIAKATAKEAGFRFINLQPSTLTDKWYGESQKLAAAVFSLAVKLQPSIIFVDEIDSFLRSRSSSDHEATAMMKAQFMSLWDGLDTDHHCQVIIMGATNRPQDLDSAILRRMPTRFHINQPSHRQREQILKLILENESVDLSVDLVDIAKETDGFSGSDLREMCRDAALLCVRDFVHTQSDSPSEDFIRPIHQSDLQKAISKMKKSKSAGGHGALLHAALD; encoded by the exons GGTCATTGGCCTTCTCTTCCGTCTCACCATATTCGGAGCTGTCACCTACTTCACCATCAAGTGGATGGTGGACGCCATCGACCCCACGAGGAAGCAGAAGGTGGAGGCTCAGAAACAG GCAGAGAAGCTGATGCGTCAGATCGGGGTTAAAAACGTGAAGCTGTCTGAATATGAAATGAGTATCGCAGCTCACCTGGTCGACCCGCTGAGCATGCAG ATCACCTGGAGGGACATTGCAGGTCTGGACGAGGTGATCACAGAGTTAAAGGAGACGGTCATCTTACCTGTTCAGAAGAGACACCTGTTCCAGGGATCCAGACTGCTGCAGCCTCCTAAAG GTGTGCTGCTGTACGGGCCTCCAGGCTGCGGTAAAACACTTATCGCCAAGGCAACAGCCAAGGAGGCGGGGTTTCGTTTCATCAACCTACAGCCGAGCACGCTGACGGACAAATGGTACGGAGAGTCCCAgaaactggctgctgctgtgttctcaTTGGCTGTTAAACTGCAGCCATCAATCATCTTCGTCGATGAGATAG ACTCGTTCCTGAGGAGTCGATCCAGCTCAGACCACGAAGCCACAGCCATGATGAAGGCCCAGTTCATGAGTCTGTGGGACGGACTGGACACTGACCACCACTGCCAG GTGATCATAATGGGAGCCACTAATCGTCCTCAAGACCTCGACTCTGCTATTCTGAGGAGGATGCCCACCAGGTTCCACATCAACCAGCcc AGTCACCGGCAGAGAGAACAGATCCTCAAACTCATCCTGGAGAACGAGAGC gtggacCTGTCGGTTGACCTCGTCGACATCGCCAAGGAAACGGACGGTTTCTCAGGAAGTGACCTCAGAGAGATGTGTCGTGACGCCGCGCTGCTCTGTGTCCGAGACTTCGTCCACACTCAGAGCGACAG tccatCAGAGGACTTCATCCGTCCGATCCATCAGTCCGACCTTCAGAAGGCGATCAGTAAGATGAAGAAATCGAAATCAGCTGGTGGACACGGCGCCCTGCTGCACGCCGCTCTGGACTGa